Genomic segment of Octadecabacter arcticus 238:
CAAGACCATCATCACGCCGGGATTGGTCTGATGACGCCCGACCAAATCCATTTTGGGCAGGCCCAAGAAATCTACACCGCGCGACAAGCAACACTAGACGCGGCATTCCTCGCCACGCCCGAACGCTTCGTACACAAACCACCAAAACCGCCTCAAATCCCGACCGCCGTCTGGATCAACCCACCAAAACCAACCGAAGAAACCCAAGCCTAAAGTCCAAAAGCCACTGTCTCAAAGTCGTTGACACGTTCCGTGCGCTGTCCGTCCTGCTTTAACTCGCCACGTGTATCGAACCAATTCCGCAGCCCGTGCAAGATGACAACCTTGTCCCAAAACGTGCGCTCAGCATCGATTGCTCGAACGTCTGGGACATCCAAATCGATGCCGTCCAAATCATCCGAGATGTAGGGTCGGATCAACTGCGGGCTGTTGGGATCAAGGGCTGATTTCGCACCAGATTCAATTTTGACTGCTGCTTGAACATATCCGATGTCGGACTCATCCACCCGCGGGTACCAGACGAGAAGCGTCTGTCGCGTGCCATCATCAGGATCAATTTCGATCCTACCTTTGCCTTTGGTGTCTTCGGCAATGATCTGAGTAAGTGCCTCGAGAAGTGGGCCGGTGATGTAAGCTTGGCAGTCGTTCTGGATCGCCTCGATCGCTGCTTTGCGCTTTTTGCCAGAGAGTGCTGCCAACGCTTCTGGCGTCGCCGCATGACCAAGGTCGTCATGAAACACGGTCACGTCGATGTCTTCAGAAAACCTATCAATCAGACCGTATGCTTTTGACAGGGACGTACCGCCTTTGAATGAAAGTCTGGGGCCACCGGCGGGGAGGCGATGATAGAGCGCATTGAGAGTCCAGCACACCCAGAAGTCTTTCTCGATATTGATCAGCGGAGCGCCAAGCCGGTTTGCCGTTGAAAGAAAAAGATCAGATCGATCCGCGATGCTGGCCGAAATAATCGTCCGGAAGCCCTCTGTGCTCATCCCTGATCTCCCTCAGCCGTCTCAAACAGTGGCTGGCGCAAAATGTCCTGCATCCAGATTGGCATGGCCGACAGACCTGCCTTCAAATCACTTGCGAGGCGCGGACCCGTTTTCTTATCGGCAAGCATGCGTCGCACAGTTTTGCGAACCGCGTCACTTTCGACGTCATTCGACATAACATCATGGAGCCAGTGCAAAGCCTGAACCAGATACATGCCAGGTCGCCCGGCCCAGTAAAGCCGGCTTGGGGCCGCATGTTTGAAAACAATTTTTTGATTGCCCAAGGTGACGGGTTTTAGCCGTGCATCGACCAGCACTTCGATTTTGGCCGGCACCGCGTTGGTGAGACCAAGCGTGTTTGCAGCAGTCATCCCATCGATCAACCAGCGGACTTGGTCACGGCGGGCAATCGCGTCGATGACGGACCTATAGTCTGGTACGGTAGATTTGCCTGTAAGCGCGTTTTGGACCGGTTTGTCGTAAAACCCTCGCTCAATGCGCCGCAGTTGACCGGACGTGACCATGCGTTGCAGCGCTTTGTCGATGGCATCGCGACCGCCGATGTCGGCAAAATCGGCCGGGGTCCACACCTGGCGCGGCGCATCATTTATGCGCGCGCGGAGGCGATCTGGCAATGTTTTGGTTTGAGCAGCATCTGTCATGTCCGAAATATACCACAAGTTTCGGACAAATGCGAGTCCGAAGAACACTACATATTTCGGACATGAATACTAAACCAGACAATCTCGGCACCGCATCCAGAAAACGCGCCAAGCACATTCTTTAGTTTTCCCAGAAATTCAGCGCTCATGACGCTGAAAATGACCATTTACTGAAGAGAAAGCAGCCAGACCGCCGAAGCGGTCTGGCTTGTTAATTAAGCGGCGTCTTTCGGACCCCAAGGAATGATGGCCTGCAGGGTCATGTCGTCCTGGCTTGCAGCTTTGCCGAGATTGGCGTTGAAGGCGTGATCGCGGACCGTCAGGGTGAAGTAATCAGAGCCTGTGTCTTTGTTCTGTTTCTTCCAGATGCCACCACATTCGACCAGCTTGCCGCGAGGGGAGCGGCCAAGGACACGATGCATAGGTGCCATGGGGTTGCTGCTGGCAACAGGTTCGACCGTGATGTCGAGGTCGAAGGTCAGGGTTGAAATTGAGCCGATGCTTTTTGCAGTTTCGATATCTTGGGTTCCTTAGCATAAAGGTACGAAACCCGACATAGCGTTTGCGGTATGACATTGGATTGACTGGGTTTTTCTTGTTTTTACATCCCCCATTTTTGCACTGATTTTATGCTGCCTTTTTCGGGGGCAGTATTCTGAGGGTATCTTTGAGCTTTTCTTCAGAGAAATCATATTCCCCGAGCATGTTAACCCGCATTCCCCAAGTAACTCGACGTTTTCGCGCCTCTGATTGCCAGTAATGTGTTTTATTTCAGCATGTTAATTGGGCCGGAGTTTGCGGATTATGGATCACCCAGAGGGTGCAGGCAAAACGGGTGATGGGCGGCTTGGTTTTGACCGCGGGTGCGGCTGAAATTTCTTGGCACGCAGCTCAGTTCCGATGGCGGTTTGCTGGTGATGCGCGAGTTGGATGACGTGCTCGGATTGTCTAATCTTGCGTCGGGTGCGCTCAATAACAACCGCCGGGGCAAGAAAACCGTTCACCGGCTCGGGGGGATTTTTCGACAATCGGTCTATGGTCTGCTTGCGGGCTACGAGGACGTCAACGACGCAGACCGACTGGCCCTTGATCCGGTCATGCGCCAGGTTGTCGGTGGCCGTGCAGTCGAGGTGCAGGCAGCATCGGCCTCGCAGATGGGACGGTTCGAGACCGAGACATAATCCTATGTCGCATTACGTACCTTTATGCTGATAGACTCTGTCCGCTGCTCTTCACGCTAGTGGATGATTTGACCTCATAAAGGTTGATCGTGCCATCATCCATTATCACGTATCACGTCTGCTTTGGCATAGAGACCGCGTTGGGTTTAGAAGATTTACTGGAATGAATAGAAGGTTACATTTGGTTGATTTTTATAAGTTTTTGGACGTAAGCCTCGACTTAATACCCTTCAAATATCAGTTTTTTCATATAATTGGAAAACTAGCGGTGCGGATATTTGTCGGGTTTGTGCTTCAAAAGCCAAAGCGACATTGGGCAGTTCAGGTGGTGTATGAAGTCAGTCTTAGAAATCTGCATATTTGCCCAATCACACCGTTGAGATGCCCTTCAATTCACCAACTATAGGCTGAGTGAAGACCACTTTAAGTGCTAACTATATGACGTTTTTAGCTGTGTCGCACTGGCCATATCCAAACACGCAATCAGAGGCTGAGGTCAGTGCCGTTGTGCAGACTCAAGAATGTCGTTGGTGTCCAGTTTCAAAGCTGAGTTCCAAAGCGGTGTCTTGAAGTATTGGCTCCCACCTATTCGTTGATGCTCTGCTTCAACTTCGACAAGTAGCCCAGCCCAACACAACGGCTCCAACACGCAATGACTAAACGCACCAAGTTCCCGCCAGCCAGATAGATCGTCAGGGGCCACACCGTATAACACCTCGTATAGTTGCTTGATGCTGCCTCCGTCTTCGACTTCGATGTTGAGCACGTTCAGCCAAACATCCCAGTTGCCCACTGGACCATCCTTTAAGCGGGAATATGCGGCGTGATCGATCTCAAGCAGAAAGAACGGGATAACTGCTGTAAACAGTGCAGCAGGTGACTTGAGCAGTGCAGTGCCACGCTTTGTTATGCGGAACTCGCCCTTGTAGTGCCGCGCCAGTTTCATTTGCACCAAGATAAAATGCAGCAGTTCAAGTGGAGGGAAGTCATACTCGTTCAAGACCTTGTTCATTATGAACAGTTCGTCATGGCTCATACCGGGCCAATCGAAGTGTTCAGCGGCCCATTTGACAAACGCACGTTTGAACGCACTCGTCTTGGTTAAGCCAATCGGGCCATGATCTTGTGTGTATTGCAGGGTCAATTGCGCCACTCGCAACAAAGGCGAGTACGACAATTCGGGATGATCATCTGCTAGGTCTTGAAAATAGCTCATGCCACAACCTGACACGCAAGCCAGAGCCCTGCCAACCCTAACATGCTTACATGTTGAGTGGTTCTTATGGCGCACTGTCAGAGCAAAATCGGTTGAGGCGGGCAGGGTGAGCAATTAGCGTCGCGGGATGACAAAACGCAGCCCTTTTCGCCACTTCAAGACGCGCCCATAGACCATGCGTCTGGCCGTGATGATGTATGTCCGTTTCCCGTTATCGCTCAGGAATGTCGAGGATCTGTTGCACGAGCGCGGCATCGACATCAGCTGTGAGACGGTTCGATTTTGGTGGAACAGATTTGGCCCGCTGTTTGCCGCTGAGATCCGCAAGAAAAGGGTCAGCTAGATGCGCGCATATTCAAATTGGCAGTGGCACCTGGACGAGGCGTTCGTGAACATCGACGGCAAGACGCTCTACCTTTGGCGGGCTGTGGATCACGAAGGGGAAGTCCTGGAAAGCTTTGTCACAAAGCGCCATGATCGCAAGGCAGCATTGAAATTTCTCAGGAAAACAATGAAGCGCTTTGGTCGAACATATGTCATCGTGACCGACAAGTTACGTTCCTTCGGCGCGGCGATGAAGGTCATTGGCAACGCAGACAAACAGGAAACTGGGCGCTGGCTGAATAACCGAGCTGATAATTCCCACCAGCCTTTTCGACGAAGAGAGCGAGCCATGCTGCGCTTCCGCCGAACGCGAAGTTTGCAAAACTTCGTCTCCGTCCACGCCTCAGTTCACAACCATTTCAACCAAGAGCGCCATCTCTACAACCGATCAAATTTTAAGCTGAACCGCGCCGCCGCTCTTACCGGGTGGCGCGGCCTCTGCGCAGACTAAGAGATTGAGGTTACTGGAAAAATGAGACTGGTTAGCTTTTGTCTGACAGCACCCCCAGGCTGCCAAAATGAGTTGAGAGACCGGAACGTAAGCGCGACAAGACCATGAGCGCGAAACCCGCCGGCAAGAAAGTTCCTCTGACACTGTCTCGAAATATCATCGGCCTCAATCCTCAACCGTCTCGCCAAGGATCAAGCGCGATCAGTGAACTTTTAATAACATCAACGAACCCGTCAGTCATCGGATAAAGTGAAACTTGTGCGCCTGCAAACATATCAATCCTCCTTGCTAAGCTGGCATTATCCAGATCAGCTTTGAGGGCCCGTGTGCTTGTCGCCCACATCTCAGCCGCAGCAGTATGCGACACCTCTGTGGTATCATCATTTTATGCAATTCGCGCCCCCAGTACGCAAGCCGGTTCGCGAACTACTTTCCTTAGATTGCTGAATGCGCGTATCCACATACTGGTTTAGTTTCTAATGATGCCGGTCGGTACTCGTTTAGCATCTAAATAGGGCGAATATAGTATGGTTTCAAAACTACATACTTGCCGATATGATGGCTAATCCCTATATGAATCAATGAACTTATAAAAAAGGATAGATTTCTAAATGGACAGCAGCACTATCACCGAACAGCTTATGTACCTGGGACGAATTGCGTCAGGTGACGGCCTCGTGGAGGGTTTGACGCCGGGTCAGTGGGCTATTCTACGATATTTCGCCCACGCTAACCGTTTTTCGCAGACTCCATCTGCGTTTGCTGCGTTTCACGGCACAACCCGAGGCTCGGCCTCCCAAGCTATCAAAAGTCTGGTGAAGAAGGGTTATTTGCATCAGGCCCGATCCGAGTCCGACGGACGCAGTGTGCGATTGGGCCTGACGGATAAGGCCGAAGCCATAATCGGCAACGATCCAATCCAAGCCTTGGTTGAGGCTGTGGAAGCTTTACCTCAAGGCGTACAGGGAGTGTTTTCCAATACTCTACAGCGCATGCTGGGGCGCGTCGCGCTTGCGACCGGAAAGCCACATTTTGGCGTCTGCGAAAACTGTGCGCATTTCGCTGATAGCGGCTGTTGTGAAGAAGGTTGGCCCAGCCATCTTTGTAAGTTCCAGAACGAACCGCTTATGAAGGAAGATCTGAACAGACTCTGCATCGATTTCACTCCGGTCAAGCTTGTGCCCAAAGTTGGGCTCGGCTTGCAATGACCTACTTTTCCTCAGTAATCGTAAACATAGCTGATCGCAACGTCGTGACCAACGCCAAGGCGTTGGCACCCAAACTTGGCGTTAACGTCAGATCTTTGAAGGGGAACATGGCTAACAGCATCGTTTGCATCGCCGCTGAGGTCAGCGTTAACGAAGACAAATGGCACACACGCCTTAATTCCCACTGCCTTGCGCGTGTCTGGCGCGTCATTACCGAAGCTGATGGAAGCTTGATCAAGGGCTCTGTGCCCTTCATCAAGACAAAGCCTAAAAGGTATCGGTTCGGCTTGTTTGAATTAGCAAGGCACGGGGCGGATTGCTAGTACCTGGATCTTTTGCCGTAGCCTTCCTGCTTGGGCGCTTTATTGGCGATACTTCGAGACCAAAGTCATCAATATTTCACAGAGCAGCGTTCATCACGGGGGCCGCGTTCTGTGCGGCCGCCTTAGAAGCCACTGCGAAGGACATTGCATGACCTCTTTCATTTCAGAACTTAGAAAAGGGCCTCAAATGCACCTCACTGATGATCATGCCATCACATGGCAGCGACCGCGTGTAGCCATTGTCGGCACCGGTTTCGGTGGGCTCGCGGTCGCAAAGGATCTCGCCAGAACGCCCGTGGACGTCACGCTGATCGATCGCGAGAACCATCATCTCTTTCAGCCGCTGCTCTATCAAGTGGCGACAGCCGGGCTTTCGCCGGCGGACATCGCCTGGCCAATTCGTGGACTCGTCCGCCAGCAAAAGAACACGCGCGTGCAGATGGGCGAGGTTACCGGTGTCGACAAGGTTCGAAAGAAAGTCCTCTTGGGGGATTGCGAGATCGGCTACGACATCCTTGTTCTCGCAACTGGGGCGACTTACGGCTATTTTGGCAACGACGACTGGGCCGTTCACGCGCCGGGTCTCAAGACGATCGATGACGCCACGGAGATCCGCCGCCGGTTACTCCTGGCGTTTGAGCGCGCCGAGGTTGAACCTGATGCGGAGAAGCGCCGTGGCCTTCTGAGCATCGTCATCGTCGGCGGCGGACCTACCGGGGTCGAAATGGCAGGCGCCGTCGTGGAACTCGCGCGAAAGACGCTGGCGGCTGACTTCCGCGCCATCAATCCAGAAGAAACCCGTGTCGTGCTGGTTGAGGCTGGCCCCAGAGTGCTTCCCGGGTTTCCGGAGCCTCTGTCGAGCTACGCCGCCAACGCGCTTATGGGGCTGGGAGTCGACGTCCAGTTGGAACGCCCGGTTACGAAATGCGACGCGGACGGTGTTGTGATAGGCGATGAGCGCGTGATGGCTAAAACAACAATCTGGGCCGCAGGCGTGACGGCTTCACCTGCGGCAACCTGGTTGGGGTTGGAAGGCGATCGTGCGGGGCGGGTCCCCATTGGGTCAGGCCTTAAACCAACTGATACAGATGATATCTACGTCATCGGTGACACTGCGTTCGCTCATTATGCAGCTGGTGAGAAGCTGCCAGGTATCGCCCCAGTTGCCAAGCAACAAGGCACTTATGTTGCCAATGCGATCAAGGCGCAAGTGTCCGGCAGGGCCGCGCCACCACCCTTCCATTACCGCGACCGGGGTCAACTTGCCACGATCGGTCGCAAGGCCGCGGTTATCACCTTTGGTCGCTTTCATCTCAAGGGATGGTTTGCCCGGTGGATCTGGGGCCTCGCCCACATTTTTTTCCTCATTAGTTTGCGTAACCGGCTAATTGTTATGACACAATGGCTCTGGTCGTACATCAGCTTTGAGCATGGCGCACGACTAATCACCGGTATGCGTCCTCAGCCCAAAAGAGAGCAAATAAAGATTAACCATGAAAAAGGTCCGCCGACTATCGTTCAAGAAGTAGCGTCAAAGAAGACACCGAAGGTCGATCGCAGAACGAGAGTTTAGGTGTGTTCATTCAAACCAAAGCAAACCAGATTCCGACTCATTTCAGATTGTAGCCTCGTCGATTGGTTGCAGAAGTTTGAACGGCGAACTTCACAGCACAGGAGGATGCGTTTCTTCATCGTCGGAGCGGCTCCATACCAAGACATCGAGAGCGTCGCCAGCTCTCCTGAATAGGCAGTACCAACCATATGAAAATGAAAGCTCACGATATTGATGTTAACGCTCTAGCCGCGATGCGTGCGGATGGGATCGTTCACACCGTGCTCGATATCCGCGAACAAGTTGAGGTGGAGACCTGCTCCATCGCGGACAGCCGATGGATTCCCATGCAGAGTATTCCTCAACACATAGAAGTCTTGTCCCGTGGTTCTCCACTTATTGTGCTGTGTCATCACGGCGTGCGCAGCGCCATGGTGACAGAATTCCTGCGCAACAATGGCTTTGAAAATGCTTGGAACTTGGCCGGCGGGATTGAGGCCTGGTCCCGGTTAATCGAGCCGGACATGCCGCGCTATTAAGGAGGACAAAAATGAATATTTCAGCCACTCCACTTTACGTAAAAACGTTGACGCAAGATCGCCACACTGTGACTGCACCACGTCAGGGTCTCTACGAAATCACAGGAGATATCCTGAGCTGGATCGAGACACAGGCCGCAATCACCGGACTGCTTAGGCTCAAGTTTCAAATGCAACACTCAGAGCCCTTTGGGCATAGGATGTTGTGATGGACATACGAAGCAAGCACCTCAGCAGCGAGGACCGTGGCGTGATATTAGCCGAGCATAATAGGGGCAGCAGTCAGCGGTTGATCGGCCAGCTTTTGCATCGCCCGGCGAGCACGATCTGCCGTGAGCTGGCGCGAGGTCGGCAGGAAGACGGCAGCTATTGCCCGCAAGCGGCGCGGCAGGCCTATGATGCCCGGCGTGCGCGCTGCCGCCGCGAGCGCAAGCTTGTGGAGGGGAGCGATCTTTATCGTTTTGTTCATGGCAAGCTCGTACATCTGCACTGGTCGCCTGAGCAGATTGCGCAGAGACTGCGTCTCATGAAGCCTTATTTTCGTTCGATTTACTGAGCGAAGAACTCGGTTGGATGTGTACCGCCTTCGTCCGCCGGGAGGGTACGAAAGTGGCCTTTCGACGGGGGGCTCGTTTGCAAGGGAGTCCTGTGGCTGTCACGTTTCCAGCCTGAACAATCACCAAAACAAGAAAGTTGAAAATATGTTTATACAAAGCCAACAAACACCAAATCCGGCAACGCTCAAGTTTCTTCCCGGCGTCGCCGTAATGGAGCAGGGAACAGTAAGCTTCCCGACCCGGGAAGATGCCGCGCGCTCACCTTTGGCCAGCCAGCTATTTGACGTGAACGGCGTCGATGGCGTGTTCTTTGGCGGTGACTTCATCACTGTCACTAAAACCGACGACATGGACTGGACGCCGCTCAAGCCTGCAATATTGGGCGCGATCATGGAACATTTTACGTCTGGACAGCCGCTGCTGAACGAAGATGCAAGTATGTCCGACCATGCCGTATCGGATGATGATGACGAACTGGTAACTCAGATCAAAGAACTTCTGGACACGCGCGTCCGTCCGGCGGTCGCCCAAGACGGCGGCGATATCCTGTTTCATGGTTTCGAGCGAGGCGTCGTTTACCTACAACTGCAAGGAGCCTGCTCGGGTTGTCCTAGTTCGACGGCAACGTTGAAAGGTGGTATCGAGAACATGTTGCGACACTACATCCCAGATGTGATCGAAGTGCGAGCGATATGATGTCAAGACAGAACACCTACTGCGAGATGGATGCAGCGGCGAAAGATCAGAATGCCTGGGCAGTGTTCACCACTATTGAACTCAAAACGAAGCTTGCAGAACTTCAGAAGCTGGTAGACAGCGGCATGTTGTCAGATCGTTCGTTGCAGCATCAGTTTATAGAAATGGGGATCATCGAAAATGAGCTGGCCGAACACCAAGATGCATGACACTTATGCAAAGTTCAAGAACGATCACGGCGTTCCCGAGATCCGAATTGGCGTGAAAGAGTTCAAGTGCGCTGGTGCTTCAGCGCCCCATGATCATCCGCATATTTATCTCCAGATGGTTGCGGCAGACACAATTCTCTGCCCCTATTGCGCGACCTTGTTTCGCTATGATTCCCAACTCGGTCCCAATGAGTCCGATCCACAGGATTGCGTATTTTTGGACAATGTTAATAGATAAAAACATTGAATTTCCCACAATTCGTGCAGGCTTAGCAGCCAACGCACTCCATTTGGTGCTTAAATGTCCTACCAAGGCGACGTCTTGTCCAGATTTACACATATCCATGGACTCGCGGATCGGCCGTAAACAAAATTGGAATCTTATTATCCGGGCTTCGAGCTGAAATACTTGTCGAACTTGTTCTCCATCCCGTCATATTCTTCAGCATTGGCCAGAGCTTGGATTCAAACATCAAGTGCAACGGTTGATTTAAAGGCCACGATTTCGTCGGCCATAGCTTCAGCGGGTGTTCTCCATCCGAGGGTTTTTCTTGGACGGTTGTTCATCAGGTTTGCAACGTCGTTGAGCCATGTTTGGCTTGCACCGTTCAGGTCAGTTCCTTTGGGCATGAACTGACGCAGCAGTCCGTTGGTGTTCTCGTTGCTGCCGCGCTGCCTGGGAGCATGCGGATCGCAGAACCAGATATCAATTTTCAATCGTCGCGCCAATTCACGATGGCAGGCCATTTCGGAGCCACGGTCATAGGTCATGCTCTTGCGCAAATCAGCGGGTAGTCGTCTCATCTGGCGGGTGAAGCTGTCAAGCGCGGCCTCGGCCCCATTGCCATCCATTTTGCAAAGAATGACAAAGCGTGTCTTGCGCTCGACCAAGGTCCCCACTGACGAGCGATTGAATGCGCCCTTGATGAGGTCGCCCTCCCAATGGCCTGGTACCAGTCGTGCTTCGATCTCTTCAGGGCGATTGATAATGCGCAATGATTCCGGGACCATAGCACTGCCCGCCGCTGTCCTGCGCTTGAGCCCACGCTTAGGCTTCGCTTGACGCAACGCCTCGATCATCGCCGCCTTCAGCCCGCCACGTGGCTGCGCGTAAATCGCGGCATAGATGGTCTCATGGCTCACATGGGCGGATGGATCATCAGGCTTCATGAGACGCAGTCTCTGCGCAATCTGCTCAGGCGACCAGTGCAGATGTACGAGCTTGCCATGAACGAAACGATAAAGATCGCTCCCCTCCACAAGCTTGCGCTTGCGGCGGCAGCGCGCGCGCCGGGCATCATAGGCCTGCCGCGCCGCTTGCGGGCAATAGCTGCCGTCTTCCTGCCGACCTCGCGCCAGCTCACGGCAGATCGTGCTCGCCGGGCGATGCAAAAGCTGGCCGATCAACCGCTGACTGCTGCCCCTATTATGCTCGGCTAATATCACGCCACGGTCCTCGCTGCTGAGGTGCTTGCTTCGTATGTCCATCACAACATCCTATGCCCAAAGGGCTCTGCGGAACGTGTCAACGACTTTGAGACAGTGGCTTTTGGACTTTAGGCTTGGGTTTCTTCGGTTGGTTTTGGTGGGTTGATCCAGACGGCGGTCGGGATTTGAGGCGGTTTTGGTGGTTTGTGTACGAAGCGTTCGGGCGTGGCGAGGAATGCCGCGTCTAGTGTTGCTTGTCGCGCGGTGTAGATTTCTTGGGCCTGCCCAAAATGGATTTGGTCGGGCGTCATCAGACCAATCCCGGCGTGATGATGGTCTTGGTTATACCATGCAAAGAACCTGCGGCAGAATGCGCGAGCCTGCTCGATGGTTTCAAAGTTCTTGGGGAACTCTGGCTGATATTTCAGTGTTTTGAAGTGGGCTTCGGAGAACGGGTTGTCGTTTGAGGTGTGGGGCCGACTGTGGAACTTGAGCACACCAAGATCAACCAGCATCAGGGCTGTCGTCTTTGCCTTCATGGGCCCACCGCGATCTGCATGCAATGTCAGCTGATCGCGTGGAACCTCGTGTTTTTCCATCGCGTCGATGAACAGCTCTTTGAACTGGCTGGCGCTCTCCGCGTGCTCGACGCGCCAGCCAACAACGCGGCGGCTGAAGATGTCGAGGATGACATAGAGATAGAAGTAGGACCATTTCACCGGGCCCCTCAGCTTGGTGATGTCCCAAGACCAGACCTGATTGGGGGCTTCAGCTAGAAGTTCAGGCTTTTGATAGACGGGATGTGTGCGCTGTCGGCGGCGTTCGCCAACTTCGCCCTGCGCGGCCAATATCCGATACATCGTGCGGATTGAACACAGATAGGTGCCTTCATCCAGCAAGGTGGCAAAGACCTCTGTGGGCGTCTGATCCGCAAAGCGGGGTTCGCGCAGGTGGTGCAATACCTGGTCTCTTTCCCTTTCCGGCAGAGCCCGCGAAGACGCTGCGCGCGGTGGGCGTGTGCGTGGTGGTGCCGTCAGCGCCGCACGCTGTCGAAGAACGCTCGCGCGCGATAATGATAGCGCGGCGCAGACAGCCGAGGTCAAGCCGCTGCCGGTGGGCAATGCAATCGCGACGGCCATCATGATTTGCCGCTGCGCTCTTGCGTCTGCTCCATCTCGTCCAGAAGTCCCGCCACTTTTTTTTGGATGGCAATGATGGCTTCCGCCTGATCCAGACGGCGCCGCA
This window contains:
- a CDS encoding nucleotidyl transferase AbiEii/AbiGii toxin family protein is translated as MSTEGFRTIISASIADRSDLFLSTANRLGAPLINIEKDFWVCWTLNALYHRLPAGGPRLSFKGGTSLSKAYGLIDRFSEDIDVTVFHDDLGHAATPEALAALSGKKRKAAIEAIQNDCQAYITGPLLEALTQIIAEDTKGKGRIEIDPDDGTRQTLLVWYPRVDESDIGYVQAAVKIESGAKSALDPNSPQLIRPYISDDLDGIDLDVPDVRAIDAERTFWDKVVILHGLRNWFDTRGELKQDGQRTERVNDFETVAFGL
- a CDS encoding DUF6088 family protein, translated to MTDAAQTKTLPDRLRARINDAPRQVWTPADFADIGGRDAIDKALQRMVTSGQLRRIERGFYDKPVQNALTGKSTVPDYRSVIDAIARRDQVRWLIDGMTAANTLGLTNAVPAKIEVLVDARLKPVTLGNQKIVFKHAAPSRLYWAGRPGMYLVQALHWLHDVMSNDVESDAVRKTVRRMLADKKTGPRLASDLKAGLSAMPIWMQDILRQPLFETAEGDQG
- a CDS encoding DUF736 family protein, whose translation is METAKSIGSISTLTFDLDITVEPVASSNPMAPMHRVLGRSPRGKLVECGGIWKKQNKDTGSDYFTLTVRDHAFNANLGKAASQDDMTLQAIIPWGPKDAA
- a CDS encoding MarR family winged helix-turn-helix transcriptional regulator is translated as MDSSTITEQLMYLGRIASGDGLVEGLTPGQWAILRYFAHANRFSQTPSAFAAFHGTTRGSASQAIKSLVKKGYLHQARSESDGRSVRLGLTDKAEAIIGNDPIQALVEAVEALPQGVQGVFSNTLQRMLGRVALATGKPHFGVCENCAHFADSGCCEEGWPSHLCKFQNEPLMKEDLNRLCIDFTPVKLVPKVGLGLQ
- a CDS encoding NAD(P)/FAD-dependent oxidoreductase, which produces MHLTDDHAITWQRPRVAIVGTGFGGLAVAKDLARTPVDVTLIDRENHHLFQPLLYQVATAGLSPADIAWPIRGLVRQQKNTRVQMGEVTGVDKVRKKVLLGDCEIGYDILVLATGATYGYFGNDDWAVHAPGLKTIDDATEIRRRLLLAFERAEVEPDAEKRRGLLSIVIVGGGPTGVEMAGAVVELARKTLAADFRAINPEETRVVLVEAGPRVLPGFPEPLSSYAANALMGLGVDVQLERPVTKCDADGVVIGDERVMAKTTIWAAGVTASPAATWLGLEGDRAGRVPIGSGLKPTDTDDIYVIGDTAFAHYAAGEKLPGIAPVAKQQGTYVANAIKAQVSGRAAPPPFHYRDRGQLATIGRKAAVITFGRFHLKGWFARWIWGLAHIFFLISLRNRLIVMTQWLWSYISFEHGARLITGMRPQPKREQIKINHEKGPPTIVQEVASKKTPKVDRRTRV
- a CDS encoding rhodanese-like domain-containing protein translates to MKMKAHDIDVNALAAMRADGIVHTVLDIREQVEVETCSIADSRWIPMQSIPQHIEVLSRGSPLIVLCHHGVRSAMVTEFLRNNGFENAWNLAGGIEAWSRLIEPDMPRY
- a CDS encoding NifU family protein, coding for MFIQSQQTPNPATLKFLPGVAVMEQGTVSFPTREDAARSPLASQLFDVNGVDGVFFGGDFITVTKTDDMDWTPLKPAILGAIMEHFTSGQPLLNEDASMSDHAVSDDDDELVTQIKELLDTRVRPAVAQDGGDILFHGFERGVVYLQLQGACSGCPSSTATLKGGIENMLRHYIPDVIEVRAI
- a CDS encoding zinc-finger domain-containing protein, producing the protein MHDTYAKFKNDHGVPEIRIGVKEFKCAGASAPHDHPHIYLQMVAADTILCPYCATLFRYDSQLGPNESDPQDCVFLDNVNR
- a CDS encoding IS30 family transposase; the protein is MDIRSKHLSSEDRGVILAEHNRGSSQRLIGQLLHRPASTICRELARGRQEDGSYCPQAARQAYDARRARCRRKRKLVEGSDLYRFVHGKLVHLHWSPEQIAQRLRLMKPDDPSAHVSHETIYAAIYAQPRGGLKAAMIEALRQAKPKRGLKRRTAAGSAMVPESLRIINRPEEIEARLVPGHWEGDLIKGAFNRSSVGTLVERKTRFVILCKMDGNGAEAALDSFTRQMRRLPADLRKSMTYDRGSEMACHRELARRLKIDIWFCDPHAPRQRGSNENTNGLLRQFMPKGTDLNGASQTWLNDVANLMNNRPRKTLGWRTPAEAMADEIVAFKSTVALDV
- a CDS encoding IS3 family transposase (programmed frameshift); this encodes MVMPSQSPLSPDAGSGAVLAPTSPPRVVNAPLAPTAELTSIPKRRNFTAKYKLRILDETDQVADTGGVSAILRREGLYSSALTDWRRARAAGTLGALQPMRRGPQKAPANPLQAELAKANREVTALRRRLDQAEAIIAIQKKVAGLLDEMGADARAQRQIMMAVAIALPTGSGLTSAVCAALSLSRASVLRQRAALTAPPRTRPPRAASSRALPERERDQVLHHLREPRFADQTPTEVFATLLDEGTYLCSIRTMYRILAAQGEVGERRRQRTHPVYQKPELLAEAPNQVWSWDITKLRGPVKWSYFYLYVILDIFSRRVVGWRVEHAESASQFKELFIDAMEKHEVPRDQLTLHADRGGPMKAKTTALMLVDLGVLKFHSRPHTSNDNPFSEAHFKTLKYQPEFPKNFETIEQARAFCRRFFAWYNQDHHHAGIGLMTPDQIHFGQAQEIYTARQATLDAAFLATPERFVHKPPKPPQIPTAVWINPPKPTEETQA